The Flavobacterium faecale genome has a segment encoding these proteins:
- a CDS encoding response regulator: MTIESVTKINKKILIVDDHPFIIQGYKNAITRYMPDSFEYSIAEAKDCETGYYAITDPEADFDIAFLDISMPSFETKSLYSGEDLAKLIKEHMPECKIIMLTMFTEFLKLKTLINKVNPIGLVIKNDLTFDELIYAFDRVIKGKQYYSKSIKEMLESHDNSIEIDLFDKQILFHMSKGTKIKDMPQFIPISQNAIESRLVNLRELLDVVGGRDSDLVKIAKTKGLLF, encoded by the coding sequence ATGACTATTGAATCAGTTACTAAAATAAATAAAAAAATATTAATTGTTGATGATCACCCATTCATTATTCAAGGATATAAGAACGCCATAACAAGATACATGCCCGACAGTTTTGAGTATTCAATCGCTGAGGCAAAAGATTGTGAAACAGGGTATTATGCCATTACTGATCCTGAGGCAGATTTTGATATTGCCTTCCTAGATATTAGTATGCCATCTTTTGAAACCAAAAGTTTATACTCAGGAGAAGACTTGGCTAAGTTGATTAAGGAGCATATGCCAGAGTGCAAAATTATTATGTTAACGATGTTTACCGAGTTTTTAAAATTAAAAACCTTGATAAACAAAGTCAATCCCATTGGATTAGTAATCAAAAATGATTTAACCTTTGATGAATTAATATATGCTTTTGACCGCGTAATAAAGGGAAAGCAATATTATAGCAAATCCATTAAAGAGATGTTGGAATCTCACGATAATTCAATAGAAATTGATTTATTCGATAAGCAAATTTTGTTTCATATGTCTAAGGGAACAAAAATCAAAGATATGCCCCAATTTATTCCTATTTCTCAAAACGCTATAGAATCACGTTTGGTTAATTTACGAGAATTACTAGACGTTGTAGGTGGTAGAGACAGTGATTTGGTTAAAATTGCAAAAACTAAAGGCTTACTATTTTAG
- the thiL gene encoding thiamine-phosphate kinase, with amino-acid sequence MIEDKNPQRTSIAQLGEFGLIDHLTKNFEINQPSTLKGIGDDAAVLDFKDKKVVVSTDLMIEGVHFDLAYMPLKHLGYKAVVSNVSDICAMNAKATQITVSIAVSNRFPLEALEELFAGITLAANEYKVDVIGGDTTSSQKGLIISITVLGEADEEEITYRNGAKATDLLVVTGDIGAAYMGLQVLEREKQVFQVNPNSQPDLDLYTYLIERQLKPEARKDVRTLLHALEIKPTSMIDISDGLSSEIMHLCKQSNVGCNLYEDKLPLDPQLISVCEEFDIDSTTVAINGGEDYELLFTIAMEDFEKIKANPNFSIIGHMVQESEGIHLVTRANTKIPLKARGWNALTE; translated from the coding sequence ATGATAGAAGATAAAAATCCGCAAAGAACAAGTATTGCCCAATTGGGAGAATTTGGTCTTATTGACCACCTAACCAAAAATTTCGAAATCAACCAACCCTCTACTTTAAAAGGTATTGGAGATGATGCTGCTGTGCTAGATTTTAAAGACAAAAAAGTAGTTGTGTCTACCGACTTAATGATTGAAGGTGTTCACTTTGATTTGGCTTATATGCCATTAAAGCATTTAGGCTATAAAGCAGTGGTAAGCAATGTATCTGATATTTGTGCCATGAATGCCAAAGCGACTCAAATCACTGTTTCGATTGCGGTTTCAAACCGTTTCCCATTGGAAGCATTAGAAGAATTATTTGCTGGTATTACACTTGCTGCAAACGAGTACAAAGTGGATGTAATTGGTGGTGACACTACCTCTTCACAAAAAGGATTAATCATTAGTATTACCGTTTTGGGCGAAGCAGATGAAGAAGAAATTACGTATCGAAATGGCGCAAAAGCTACCGATTTACTTGTTGTTACAGGTGATATTGGAGCTGCTTACATGGGGTTACAGGTATTAGAGAGAGAAAAGCAAGTCTTTCAAGTAAATCCAAATTCGCAGCCAGACCTAGATTTATATACTTATTTAATTGAAAGACAATTAAAACCAGAGGCACGCAAGGATGTACGTACGTTGTTGCACGCACTTGAGATTAAGCCAACTTCTATGATTGATATTTCAGACGGATTGTCATCTGAGATTATGCATTTGTGTAAGCAATCTAATGTTGGATGTAACCTGTACGAAGACAAATTACCGCTTGATCCTCAATTAATCAGCGTTTGCGAAGAGTTTGATATTGATAGTACAACAGTGGCTATTAATGGTGGCGAAGACTATGAATTACTTTTCACAATCGCCATGGAGGATTTTGAAAAAATCAAAGCAAATCCTAACTTTTCTATCATAGGACATATGGTACAGGAAAGTGAAGGTATACATTTGGTGACTAGAGCTAATACAAAAATCCCTTTAAAAGCTAGAGGTTGGAATGCCTTAACGGAATAA
- a CDS encoding 1-phosphofructokinase family hexose kinase produces the protein MKPVDIVTLTVNPALDKSTHFKGLVAEQKIRCAEPRYDAGGGGINVSKAIARLGGSSLAIYTSGGATGKILEDLVRAEKIDSQTIAVKSWTRESFVAVDEHTNLQYRFGFSGGKIEDNEVQSVLKAIEDQPSKYLVASGSLNEGLTTDFYQKVAQIAKNNGSRLIVDTSGEALSKIIEVGAYLIKPNVGELAKLIGVEKLEMEEVDHAAKEIIAKGGAEIVVVSLGPQGAMLVTADACEYVPAPNVAKKSTVGAGDSMVGGITWALSQGKSLKEVIRWGVACGSAATMNEGTQLFKSEDAQRLFDWVSK, from the coding sequence ATGAAGCCAGTTGATATAGTTACTCTTACCGTGAATCCAGCGTTAGACAAAAGCACTCATTTTAAAGGTTTGGTTGCCGAACAAAAGATTCGTTGTGCCGAACCACGATACGATGCAGGAGGAGGAGGTATTAATGTGTCGAAAGCAATTGCTCGTTTAGGTGGATCTTCTCTAGCGATTTATACCTCGGGTGGTGCAACAGGTAAAATACTAGAAGATTTGGTAAGGGCAGAAAAAATAGATTCTCAAACAATAGCTGTTAAATCATGGACCCGAGAAAGCTTTGTTGCTGTAGATGAGCATACCAATTTGCAATATCGTTTTGGCTTTTCTGGAGGAAAAATAGAAGATAATGAAGTACAGTCCGTATTAAAAGCAATTGAGGATCAGCCGTCAAAGTACCTTGTTGCAAGCGGGAGCTTAAATGAGGGATTGACTACAGATTTCTATCAAAAAGTAGCACAGATTGCAAAGAATAACGGATCAAGATTGATTGTAGATACTTCAGGAGAGGCTCTTTCGAAAATTATTGAAGTAGGTGCTTATTTGATTAAACCTAATGTGGGTGAGTTGGCAAAACTGATTGGTGTAGAAAAATTGGAGATGGAAGAAGTAGACCATGCTGCAAAAGAAATTATTGCCAAGGGCGGAGCCGAGATTGTAGTGGTTTCACTAGGTCCGCAAGGCGCCATGTTGGTAACTGCTGATGCGTGTGAGTATGTACCTGCGCCAAATGTAGCCAAGAAAAGTACGGTTGGAGCGGGAGATAGCATGGTAGGCGGAATCACTTGGGCTTTGTCACAAGGCAAAAGTTTGAAAGAGGTTATACGCTGGGGTGTAGCCTGCGGCTCTGCAGCGACTATGAATGAAGGGACACAATTATTCAAATCAGAAGATGCTCAACGACTATTTGATTGGGTTTCGAAATAA
- a CDS encoding T9SS type B sorting domain-containing protein translates to MKKFYLIICLVFSTGILAQSITVDDNSRSANDLVQLLLGNSCTTVSNISISSKQSTAYFSNNNSSFPIKEGVIIRNGIAKHTEGPYTGTNLSSQLNNNTDTDLQKISNSTGQTIPITDVAYLEFDFVPLSNKFSFNFLFASNEYGEFQCGFSDVFAFLLTDLDAGSTNNLAIVPGTNDPVSVKNIRDNKYNSSCSSVNSNLFSTYTVNNPAVSSLNMRGYTQLLTASSTVIPNHSYRIRLVIGDANDSNYDSAVFLSSGSFTTNIDLGADQSICEGNTVAIQTGLTDPKYVHTWKRNNQVIVGENNPSLLVKQPGTYQVTIEQTGTSCVITDEIVFSDLKINSPITLRTCNAGTTTHQYDLTINNIKKLGLDPSKFELAYYTNTTDANANSNPITDPQAYNSTGEQTIYIKIKNTTATEFCNSLQSFALILDTPASPKKPNTIELCDIPAGNVVNLTQQNTAIFNGQSTSEYTISYHKTEADAASNANPLSYNYAIAPTPKTITIWARMTNVANKSCFNTTSFDIIVNPKPPVDILPNVTECSSYQLPTLTHGDYYTGRAGTGTLLHAGDIVDKSGTYYIFNGPDSKTCTNESSFVITLIDEYSIPLDYCGVFIIPNPLVGNFYTSNGGPTGTGNVLPAGTQIITNQRVYYYAILNGSVCKDEGYNINVIPLPEVDAPENVVTCNSYTLPTLQHGDYYTGTNGSGTKLAAGTAITTTKTLYVFATDGKCINEKSFSITIIPSVIDQPACGSYTLPALSAGNYFTEAAGAGSKIPAGTVITTSTTVYVYADTTIAPNCTNNLYFTITIKPIPQVDKSVDILKCINDPYTLPFISNGEYFTGTNRSGTKLVAGDKITSSQTIYINNLVNGCTNESSFKVEIRDLPKLTIITDVTTCKSYTIPAVADGLFFTEPNGKGTHIKPGQQITQTQTIYLYNKWADLTTCSNENAISINIIGITVDKLNDVKTCDRFILPTLTSGNYFTASGGKGNQLTAGTEITSTQKIYIYGKKGGRFTCEDETEFLVTISKTPTITQPAAVQRCGYYELPNLMVGNYFSGSKGTGTSFAAGDHIKTSQSIYIYATAADNNNCFDEKKLDVTIYPLNNLKIEDGVICVDYKTAALLNPVYRNTNLDPIIFTVDWYLQDELVGTGPDFTAEKEGIYEVVITKNTADIGNDCGYNKTSFKVEKSSPAVASIEISDAFAEVIDLNVTAVAGFGEYSYKLDDGVYQESPSFSDVRSGEHTISIFDKKGNCSITTVTATVLKHPKFFTPNNDGYNDRWNIPDLSSQPNAVISIFDRYGKLLKQFKTASPGWDGKYHSEDLPSDDYWFVVDYILDGNSKTFKSHFSLKR, encoded by the coding sequence ATGAAAAAATTTTACCTTATTATTTGTCTTGTCTTCTCTACCGGAATTCTTGCACAATCTATTACTGTTGATGACAATAGTCGTTCAGCAAATGATTTGGTACAATTGCTATTAGGGAATTCTTGCACGACGGTTTCAAACATCTCGATTTCGTCCAAACAATCAACTGCTTACTTTTCGAACAACAATTCTTCTTTCCCCATAAAAGAAGGTGTTATCATTCGAAACGGAATAGCAAAACATACTGAAGGTCCCTATACAGGTACGAACTTGAGCAGTCAATTAAACAATAATACCGACACCGACCTACAAAAAATAAGCAACAGCACAGGACAAACCATTCCAATTACAGATGTCGCCTATTTAGAATTTGACTTTGTGCCTTTATCCAATAAATTTAGTTTCAATTTTCTATTTGCATCCAATGAGTATGGAGAATTTCAATGTGGTTTTAGTGATGTATTTGCTTTTCTACTTACAGATTTGGATGCCGGTTCAACTAATAACTTAGCGATCGTTCCGGGAACAAATGATCCTGTATCTGTAAAAAACATTCGCGACAACAAGTACAATTCTTCTTGTAGTTCTGTAAATTCCAATTTATTCTCTACTTACACTGTTAACAATCCTGCAGTATCATCACTAAACATGAGAGGCTATACGCAGCTATTAACGGCATCTTCTACTGTAATTCCAAACCATTCTTATCGCATTCGATTGGTAATTGGTGATGCCAATGACTCCAATTATGATTCAGCTGTGTTTTTGAGCTCAGGTAGTTTTACAACAAATATTGACTTGGGAGCTGATCAAAGTATTTGCGAAGGCAACACGGTAGCAATACAAACAGGACTAACCGACCCAAAATATGTACATACTTGGAAGAGAAACAATCAGGTTATTGTGGGAGAAAACAATCCATCACTGCTAGTAAAACAGCCCGGAACTTATCAAGTTACCATAGAACAAACAGGAACTAGTTGTGTAATCACTGACGAAATTGTATTTTCTGATCTAAAAATAAATAGCCCAATCACTTTACGTACCTGCAATGCTGGCACAACGACTCACCAATATGACTTAACAATAAATAACATTAAGAAATTAGGCTTAGACCCATCAAAATTCGAATTGGCCTACTACACCAATACAACTGATGCTAATGCAAACAGCAACCCCATCACAGACCCGCAAGCCTACAACAGCACAGGCGAGCAAACAATTTATATTAAAATAAAAAATACAACCGCTACAGAATTTTGCAACTCATTGCAGTCTTTCGCCTTAATCCTGGATACACCCGCTTCACCAAAAAAGCCAAATACTATAGAGCTATGTGACATTCCCGCTGGTAATGTAGTCAATCTAACGCAACAAAATACAGCAATCTTTAACGGTCAAAGTACAAGTGAATACACTATAAGTTACCACAAAACTGAAGCTGATGCAGCAAGCAATGCAAACCCGTTGTCATACAACTATGCTATTGCACCCACTCCTAAAACAATTACAATTTGGGCAAGAATGACCAATGTTGCCAACAAAAGTTGTTTTAACACCACTTCTTTTGATATTATCGTGAATCCAAAACCGCCAGTAGATATATTACCCAATGTTACCGAATGCTCTTCGTACCAATTGCCTACACTTACACATGGTGATTATTACACCGGTAGAGCAGGAACAGGCACCTTATTACATGCTGGTGATATTGTAGACAAAAGTGGCACCTACTATATTTTTAACGGACCCGATTCAAAAACATGTACCAATGAGTCTAGTTTTGTAATCACTTTGATAGATGAATATTCGATTCCCTTGGATTACTGCGGTGTTTTTATCATTCCAAATCCGCTTGTTGGGAATTTTTACACAAGCAACGGTGGACCAACTGGAACGGGAAATGTATTGCCTGCTGGAACACAAATCATCACAAACCAAAGAGTATATTACTACGCCATTTTGAACGGAAGTGTTTGTAAAGACGAAGGTTACAACATAAATGTGATTCCGTTACCAGAAGTGGATGCTCCAGAAAATGTAGTTACCTGCAACAGTTATACACTACCAACTTTACAGCATGGTGATTATTATACTGGAACAAATGGATCAGGCACCAAACTTGCTGCAGGTACAGCGATTACAACTACAAAAACACTATACGTTTTTGCCACAGACGGAAAATGTATCAACGAGAAGAGCTTTAGTATCACAATCATCCCAAGCGTGATTGATCAACCAGCATGCGGAAGCTACACCCTGCCTGCATTATCAGCTGGTAATTATTTCACCGAGGCTGCCGGTGCTGGAAGCAAAATTCCGGCAGGAACAGTAATTACAACATCTACTACTGTTTACGTATATGCAGATACCACGATTGCACCCAATTGTACTAACAACCTTTATTTTACAATCACTATAAAACCTATTCCGCAAGTCGACAAATCTGTTGATATTTTGAAGTGCATCAATGACCCCTATACTTTACCGTTCATCTCGAATGGCGAATACTTTACTGGAACGAACCGTTCTGGCACAAAACTAGTTGCAGGAGATAAAATTACAAGTTCTCAAACGATCTACATAAATAACTTAGTGAACGGTTGTACTAATGAATCCAGTTTTAAAGTCGAAATACGCGACCTTCCTAAACTGACCATTATTACAGATGTCACCACTTGTAAATCATATACCATACCTGCTGTTGCCGATGGATTATTCTTTACAGAACCAAACGGAAAGGGAACGCACATTAAACCAGGCCAACAAATTACCCAAACACAAACCATCTATTTGTACAATAAGTGGGCTGATTTAACGACATGTTCGAATGAAAATGCGATCTCAATCAATATAATAGGAATAACTGTTGACAAATTAAACGACGTTAAAACTTGTGATCGCTTTATATTACCAACACTAACCTCTGGAAATTATTTTACTGCCTCAGGTGGAAAAGGCAATCAACTAACAGCGGGAACTGAAATCACCAGTACACAAAAAATCTACATTTATGGTAAAAAGGGAGGTCGTTTTACTTGTGAGGACGAAACGGAATTTCTAGTAACCATCTCAAAAACACCAACCATCACGCAGCCTGCCGCTGTTCAACGTTGTGGATATTATGAGTTACCAAATTTGATGGTTGGGAATTATTTTTCTGGTTCGAAAGGAACTGGAACGTCATTCGCCGCGGGAGATCATATTAAAACGAGTCAAAGCATTTACATTTACGCAACAGCTGCAGACAACAATAATTGCTTTGATGAAAAAAAGTTGGATGTTACAATATACCCATTAAACAATTTAAAAATTGAAGACGGCGTAATCTGTGTTGATTATAAAACAGCTGCATTGCTAAACCCAGTTTATAGAAACACCAACTTAGACCCAATTATCTTCACCGTAGATTGGTATTTACAAGATGAATTAGTAGGAACAGGGCCTGACTTCACTGCCGAAAAAGAGGGGATTTATGAAGTTGTAATTACCAAAAACACAGCCGACATTGGCAACGATTGTGGATACAACAAAACGAGTTTTAAAGTAGAAAAATCAAGTCCAGCGGTTGCTTCGATAGAAATTTCAGATGCTTTTGCAGAAGTTATAGATTTGAATGTAACAGCCGTTGCAGGCTTTGGTGAGTACAGCTACAAACTAGATGATGGCGTTTACCAAGAAAGCCCTTCGTTTAGTGATGTACGTTCAGGTGAACATACGATTTCGATCTTTGACAAGAAAGGTAACTGCAGCATTACAACGGTTACAGCAACGGTACTTAAACATCCTAAATTTTTCACACCAAACAATGATGGGTACAATGACAGATGGAATATTCCTGATTTGTCATCTCAGCCAAATGCAGTGATAAGCATCTTTGATCGCTACGGTAAACTACTCAAACAGTTTAAAACAGCATCTCCTGGATGGGATGGCAAATACCACAGTGAAGACCTACCGTCTGATGATTATTGGTTTGTTGTTGACTATATTTTGGATGGAAACAGCAAAACATTCAAATCTCATTTTAGCCTTAAACGTTAG
- the lepA gene encoding translation elongation factor 4, whose translation MKKIRNFCIIAHIDHGKSTLADRLLGATQTVTAREEKAQLLDNMDLERERGITIKSHAIQMEYTYKGEEYILNLIDTPGHVDFSYEVSRSIAACEGALLIVDAAQSIQAQTISNLYLALENDLEIIPVLNKVDLPSANPEEVSDDIIDLLGCELEDIIHASGKTGFGVENILTAIIEKIPPPKGDPEEPLQALIFDSHYNPFRGIEVIFRVKNGQIKKGQKIKFMATGNEYFADEIGTLKLNQVPKQVISAGDVGYLISGIKEAKEVKVGDTLTDAKNPTTNIITGFEDVKPMVFAGIYPVDTEDYEELRNSMEKLQLNDASLVFLPESSAALGFGFRCGFLGMLHMEIIQERLEREFNMTVITTVPNVSYHAYTKKEPDTILIVNNPSDLPEPSRLDHVEEPFIKATIITKSDYVGNVMSLCIEKRGVITNQTYLTTERVELTFDMPLAEIVFDFYDRLKTVSKGYASFDYTPIGMRTSNLVKVDILLNATIVDALSSLMHTDNAYSIGKKMCEKLRELIPRQQFDIPIQAAIGVKVISRETIKALRKDVTAKCYGGDISRKRKLLEKQKKGKKRMRLVGNVEIPQEAFMAVLKLND comes from the coding sequence ATGAAAAAAATAAGGAATTTTTGCATTATTGCACATATTGACCACGGGAAAAGTACACTTGCAGACCGTTTACTTGGGGCAACTCAAACAGTGACAGCTCGTGAGGAGAAAGCACAATTGCTGGATAACATGGACTTGGAACGGGAACGTGGGATTACAATTAAGAGTCACGCGATCCAAATGGAGTACACTTATAAAGGAGAAGAATATATCCTGAATTTGATTGACACTCCGGGACATGTGGATTTTTCGTATGAAGTTTCGCGCTCGATTGCTGCTTGTGAAGGGGCGCTTTTGATTGTAGATGCCGCACAGAGTATTCAAGCACAAACGATCTCGAATTTATATTTGGCTTTAGAAAATGACTTGGAAATTATTCCAGTTTTAAATAAAGTAGATTTACCATCTGCGAATCCTGAAGAGGTTAGTGATGATATTATTGACTTACTTGGTTGTGAATTAGAAGATATTATTCATGCCTCTGGTAAAACAGGTTTTGGTGTCGAAAATATTTTGACAGCCATTATCGAAAAAATTCCTCCTCCAAAAGGAGATCCAGAAGAGCCATTACAAGCTTTGATTTTTGACTCACACTACAATCCGTTTCGTGGTATTGAAGTAATTTTCAGAGTGAAAAACGGACAAATTAAAAAAGGTCAGAAGATAAAATTCATGGCTACAGGAAATGAATATTTTGCAGACGAAATTGGTACGTTGAAATTAAACCAAGTTCCGAAACAAGTAATTTCGGCTGGTGATGTTGGGTACTTGATATCGGGTATCAAAGAAGCGAAAGAAGTTAAAGTTGGAGATACATTGACAGATGCAAAAAATCCGACTACAAATATAATTACTGGTTTTGAGGATGTGAAACCAATGGTATTTGCAGGAATCTATCCAGTAGACACCGAAGATTACGAAGAGTTAAGAAACTCGATGGAAAAACTACAGTTAAACGATGCGTCGTTGGTGTTTTTACCAGAAAGTTCGGCGGCTTTAGGATTTGGTTTCCGTTGTGGATTCTTAGGAATGTTGCACATGGAGATTATCCAAGAGCGTTTGGAGCGTGAGTTTAACATGACAGTGATTACTACTGTTCCCAACGTTTCGTACCATGCGTATACCAAAAAAGAGCCTGACACCATTTTGATTGTGAACAATCCATCTGATTTGCCTGAGCCTTCGCGTTTGGACCATGTGGAAGAGCCTTTTATCAAAGCAACTATCATTACAAAATCTGACTATGTTGGTAACGTTATGAGTCTTTGTATCGAAAAACGTGGCGTAATCACCAATCAAACCTATTTGACAACAGAACGTGTGGAGCTGACTTTTGACATGCCTCTTGCCGAAATTGTATTTGATTTTTACGACCGATTGAAAACGGTTTCTAAAGGATATGCATCTTTTGATTATACGCCAATTGGAATGAGAACTTCGAACTTGGTGAAAGTAGATATTTTATTAAATGCGACTATTGTTGATGCTTTGTCGTCATTGATGCACACGGACAACGCTTACTCTATTGGTAAAAAGATGTGTGAGAAGTTGAGAGAATTGATCCCAAGACAACAATTTGATATTCCGATTCAGGCGGCGATTGGTGTGAAAGTGATTTCGCGTGAAACCATCAAAGCATTACGTAAAGATGTTACCGCCAAATGTTATGGTGGTGATATTTCGAGAAAACGTAAATTATTAGAAAAACAGAAAAAAGGTAAAAAACGTATGCGACTTGTAGGTAATGTTGAGATTCCGCAAGAGGCGTTTATGGCCGTTTTGAAGTTGAATGACTAA
- a CDS encoding putative DNA modification/repair radical SAM protein, translated as MDYDRVKEKLEILADAAKYDVSCSSSGGNRKNTNKGLGDSFATGICHTYTEDGRCVSLLKILLTNFCIYDCAYCVTRKSNDIERAAFTVDEVVDLTMSFYRRNYIEGLFLSSGIFKNADYTMERLVRVAKKLRLEHNFNGYIHLKSIPDASDELMREAGLYADRLSMNLEIPTESGLKLLAPDKSHQQMIKPMTFVKNEILNYKEEKKIIKSTPKFAPAGQSTQLIVGATQETDLQIIKVADHFYNNFNMKRVYYSGYVPISNDLRLPPIGLQVPLVRENRLYQADWLMRFYGFKADEILEKDNPFLDLEVDPKLGWALRNIDKFPVVLQSAPLEMILRVPGIGMKSAYKIIQARKFQNLTLDHIKKMGVATNRAKFFISVANVNKSLDLLDAVNLKDIIMKETKSKFENPFSNQLTLLNDATFLR; from the coding sequence TTGGATTACGATAGAGTTAAAGAAAAACTAGAAATTCTTGCAGATGCTGCCAAATACGATGTTTCATGTTCCTCAAGTGGTGGTAACCGCAAGAACACAAACAAAGGGTTAGGCGATTCTTTTGCAACCGGAATTTGTCATACCTATACCGAGGATGGTAGGTGTGTGTCTTTATTAAAAATCCTGCTCACCAATTTTTGCATCTACGATTGTGCCTATTGCGTTACACGTAAGAGCAACGATATTGAACGGGCCGCATTTACGGTAGATGAAGTGGTCGATTTGACGATGAGTTTTTATCGAAGAAATTATATTGAAGGGTTGTTTTTAAGCTCCGGTATTTTTAAAAATGCCGATTATACCATGGAGCGATTAGTCCGAGTGGCCAAAAAATTGCGATTAGAACACAACTTCAATGGATATATTCACTTAAAAAGTATTCCTGATGCGAGTGATGAGTTAATGCGTGAAGCAGGATTATATGCCGATCGCTTAAGCATGAATTTAGAAATACCTACCGAGTCTGGTTTAAAATTGTTGGCGCCAGACAAAAGTCATCAGCAAATGATCAAACCAATGACATTTGTGAAAAATGAGATACTAAATTATAAGGAAGAGAAAAAAATAATAAAATCGACACCCAAATTTGCACCTGCGGGACAAAGTACACAACTTATTGTAGGTGCCACGCAAGAAACAGATTTGCAAATTATTAAAGTAGCTGATCATTTTTATAATAACTTCAATATGAAACGGGTCTACTATTCGGGTTATGTTCCTATCTCCAATGATTTGAGATTGCCTCCTATTGGTTTACAAGTGCCTTTGGTCAGAGAGAATAGATTGTACCAAGCAGATTGGTTGATGCGGTTTTATGGTTTCAAAGCCGATGAAATTTTAGAAAAAGACAATCCTTTTCTAGATCTAGAGGTTGATCCCAAATTAGGTTGGGCGTTGCGAAACATTGATAAATTTCCGGTAGTGTTACAAAGTGCTCCCTTAGAAATGATTTTGAGAGTTCCTGGTATTGGAATGAAATCTGCGTACAAAATTATTCAAGCTCGAAAATTCCAAAACCTTACCCTAGACCATATCAAGAAAATGGGGGTTGCGACCAATCGTGCTAAGTTTTTTATATCAGTTGCCAACGTAAATAAAAGTCTAGATTTATTGGACGCTGTAAATTTGAAAGACATAATCATGAAAGAAACCAAAAGTAAATTCGAAAACCCGTTTAGCAATCAACTTACCTTATTAAATGACGCAACTTTTTTACGATAA
- a CDS encoding TIGR03915 family putative DNA repair protein, translating into MTQLFYDNTLEGLLTAIFEIFEFKYVDPEIVRMDFVQNAFFAERVEVITNLEKSDRVFTKLEKQLGKDGIRQLLYAYLSEFEGIENLIFRVVRYAVQNPNHNIMKDFSNPDVLQVSKLVKSVGREKHRMEAFIRFELLKDGLYFAKIDPDFNVLTLIVRHFKNRYQDQRWMIYDFKRGYGVYYNFEGTEMVTLDEDVLQKFQNDNSLLHDAEIKYQKLWAEYFDHTNIKERKNIKLHIQHVPKRYWKYLTEKKIF; encoded by the coding sequence ATGACGCAACTTTTTTACGATAATACGCTAGAAGGTTTGCTTACGGCAATATTTGAGATATTTGAATTTAAATATGTTGATCCTGAAATTGTTCGAATGGATTTCGTTCAAAATGCATTTTTTGCAGAGCGAGTGGAGGTTATTACGAATTTAGAAAAATCAGACCGCGTTTTTACCAAACTTGAAAAACAATTGGGTAAAGATGGAATCAGGCAACTTTTGTATGCTTACTTGTCTGAATTTGAAGGAATCGAAAACCTTATTTTTCGAGTAGTTCGCTATGCTGTTCAAAACCCGAATCACAATATAATGAAGGACTTTTCTAATCCAGATGTTTTGCAGGTGTCTAAATTGGTAAAAAGTGTAGGTCGAGAAAAACACCGCATGGAAGCTTTTATTCGATTCGAATTACTTAAAGATGGCTTGTACTTTGCAAAAATTGATCCCGATTTTAATGTACTCACCTTAATTGTAAGACATTTTAAAAATAGGTACCAAGATCAAAGATGGATGATTTATGATTTTAAACGAGGATACGGCGTTTATTATAATTTTGAAGGGACTGAAATGGTGACACTAGACGAAGACGTACTTCAAAAGTTCCAAAATGATAATTCGCTTTTGCATGATGCAGAGATAAAATATCAAAAGTTATGGGCCGAATATTTTGACCATACGAATATAAAAGAAAGAAAAAATATAAAATTGCATATACAACACGTTCCCAAAAGGTATTGGAAATATTTGACCGAGAAAAAAATATTTTAA